From Rutidosis leptorrhynchoides isolate AG116_Rl617_1_P2 chromosome 3, CSIRO_AGI_Rlap_v1, whole genome shotgun sequence, a single genomic window includes:
- the LOC139901749 gene encoding probable receptor-like protein kinase At4g39110: protein MQSSNELKCLYFSLGVIKQATREFSDQNLLGEDGFGDIYRGNISINDYDYVVAVKRFHKESEIMFRYEIDRLSPFHHRNIISLLGYCEEEYEKILVYELLPNGSLYDYLLSGKHRVRNLTVAKRLEICIETANGLSYLHFGTRFIHGDVNTCNIFLDDNLVAKLLAPPFTSCLRGLIASPKQESDNLCYHSLTNKQIIDKNTQR from the exons ATGCAGTCCTCCAATGAACTTAAGTGTCTGTATTTCTCATTGGGTGTAATTAAACAGGCAACCCGTGAATTTTCAGACCAAAATTTGTTAGGAGAAGATGGATTTGGAGATATCTACCGTGGTAACATCTCTATAAATGATTACGACTATGTTGTTGCCGTTAAGCGGTTTCACAAGGAGTCCGAGATCATGTTCCGATATGAGATCGATCGGTTGTCTCCCTTTCATCATAGAAACATTATATCTCTGTTGGGATATTGTGAAGAAGAATATGAAAAAATTCTTGTATACGAATTATTGCCGAATGGTTCACTATATGATTATCTTTTGAGCGGTAAACATCGAGTTCGTAATTTGACGGTGGCAAAACGTCTTGAGATCTGCATAGAAACGGCAAATGGTCTTAGTTACCTTCATTTTGGCACTCGGTTCATTCATGGTGACGTGAACACTTGCAACATATTCTTGGATGATAATTTGGTTGCTAAGTTGTTAGCACCACCATTCACGAGTTGTCTACGag GATTAATAGCGAGCCCTAAACAAGAATCTGATAATCTATGTTATCACTCACTGACCAACAAACAGATAATCGACAAGAACACGCAAAGATAA